A single genomic interval of Aedes aegypti strain LVP_AGWG chromosome 1, AaegL5.0 Primary Assembly, whole genome shotgun sequence harbors:
- the LOC110674294 gene encoding uncharacterized protein LOC110674294, which yields MSMSTQSLTQSFSCLSQRRTCRFISKELEVQPQMPRNYKRKSTRGNWTPQQLTQAKDAVDSGISLKAASKTFGIPRSTLRDHVLGKVAKSKLGSRETVFTPEQEAELLLHLHDLEARFYGVTMDDARALAFELAEQNKITHPFNKKKKKAGREWLTGFLKRNPTLSFRKPEPTSAARARGFNKVSVNSFFDMYEVAIEQKRFRPERIYNVDETAISTVPPNKKKIAARKGKKQVGIISSAERGETTTVVMSMSASGRYLPPFVVFPRTRMSDALKQGAPTGTKFACNPSGYMTVEMFDTFFDHFIEHAHASESDPVLLLVDGHSSHTKNLAVTTKARKNNVTILSLPPHCSNKLQPLDVSFMAPFKANYSNAADVFLRSNPGQVIGQYNTMQLMGTAFEKTATISTAVNGFKKCGLWPCDRTVFDENSFAPSLVTDQELPNATTESTPASQENIADPSTASGAINGSMDESQKSAESSFTIPPSSILPLPKMTGPRVTKRKRRVEKAEDITSDDYRQSLIDAKATKDIASIKKSKKAATKRTSKRQKVESALEDSLCDRCGDCFSNSCNGDGWIICTTCKKWIHNQCYEGSDLICFFCS from the exons ATGTCAATGTCTACACAAAGTCTAACTCAGTCGTTCTCTTGCCTTAGCCAACGTCGGACGTGTCGGTTTATCTCGAAAGAATTGGAAGTGCAACCGCAG ATGCCACGTAACTACAAACGAAAAAGCACCCGTGGAAATTGGACTCCGCAGCAGCTTACCCAGGCCAAGGATGCAGTGGATAGTGGAATTTCCCTTAAAGCTGCTTCCAAAACTTTTGGAATTCCTAGGAGTACGCTACGGGATCATGTTTTGGGCAAGGTGGCAAAATCCAAATTGGGATCTCGAGAAACGGTTTTCACACCGGAACAAGAAGCAGAACTTCTGCTGCACCTGCATGACCTGGAAGCCCGTTTCTACGGAGTAACAATGGACGATGCAAGGGCACTAGCTTTCGAGCTAGCAGAACAGAATAAAATAACACATCCGTTcaacaaaaagaagaagaaggcaggGCGTGAATGGCTGACCGGATTTTTGAAGCGTAATCCGACACTTTCGTTCCGAAAACCAGAACCCACATCGGCCGCAAGAGCCAGAGGGTTCAATAAAGTATCTGTTAATTCTTTCTTCGATATGTACGAAGTCGCTATTGAGCAGAAAAGGTTCCGGCCGGAACGCATCTATAATGTCGATGAAACAGCAATTTCTACG GTTCCccccaataagaagaagatagCTGCCCGCAAAGGTAAGAAGCAGGTTGGAATTATTTCATCTGCGGAACGAGGAGAGACAACTACCGTTGTAATGAGTATGTCGGCGAGTGGTCGTTACCTTCCGCCATTCGTCGTCTTCCCCCGAACTCGAATGAGTGATGCTCTCAAGCAAGGAGCACCAACAGGAACAAAGTTTGCATGTAATCCATCGGGATACATGACCGTTGAGATGTTTGACACCTTCTTCGATCACTTCATTGAGCATGCTCATGCTTCAGAATCGGATCCTGTACTGCTGTTGGTCGACGGCCATTCGTCGCATACCAAAAACCTGGCTGTAACAACGAAAGCGCGGAAGAACAATGTGACCATTCTTTCCCTTCCACCGCATTGCAGTAACAAGCTTCAACCTTTGGATGTCTCGTTTATGGCTCCATTCAAAGCAAATTACTCCAATGCCGCCGATGTTTTCCTACGATCTAACCCAGGACAAGTAATCGGCCAATACAATACAATGCAGCTTATGGGAACCGCTTTTGAAAAGACTGCTACAATATCGACAGCCGTGAACGGATTCAAAAAATGCGGATTATGGCCATGTGATCGAACAGTTTTCGATGAAAACTCATTCGCACCGTCTTTGGTCACAGACCAAGAGTTGCCGAATGCAACAACGGAATCCACTCCAGCGTCGCAGGAAAATATTGCGGATCCATCGACGGCATCTGGAGCAATTAACGGAAGCATGGATGAAAGTCAGAAATCTGCGGAATCGTCCTTTACGATTCCACCAAGCAGTATTCTGCCTCTACCGAAGATGACGGGTCCACGCGTTACAAAACGAAAACGCCGAGTGGAAAAGGCTGAGGATATAACTTCAGATGATTATCGTCAAAGCCTGATTGATGCCAAAGCTACGAAAGATATTGCGTCCATCAAGAAAAGCAAGAAGGCGGCTACCAAACGAACCTCAAaacgacaaaaggttgaaagtgcTTTGGAAGATTCACTGTGTGATCGTTGCGGTGATTGCTTCTCAAACTCTTGTAACGGAGACGGATGGATAATTTGTACGACATGCAAAAAGTGGATCCATAATCAATGTTATGAGGGCTCCGATTTGATTTGCTTTTTCTGTTCTTAG